The sequence below is a genomic window from Oreochromis niloticus isolate F11D_XX linkage group LG3, O_niloticus_UMD_NMBU, whole genome shotgun sequence.
TTATAGTCacatagttttctttctttcaggaAACTTTCTAATTTCCTGAAGTCTCTGCATCATCGAGCTGTTCAAGGTTTCAGGATCCTTTCAGGATGAAAGGACCCAAACAGTAACTGATGGAAACATTTGGATCTGAAAACAAATCAATGAAGCTCCAGAGTCCTGAGAGACACAGGACGATTATTGACTCTGTCCACAGATTGGAAAATTTGTTCATAATAAAGGAAATATCGTCTACACAACAGACCCAATCAGAAGAAGCTTAACGCACAAGCTGTGGTTTCCTGTTTGATGAATAAGGCCGTCTGCCTTCATGTTCAGCCGTCATGTTACAGACACTAACTGGGCCTGAAGCTGCACTGACTCACTCAACATGCTCGACTTTACTGCATTAGATTCAGTTCTGAACATTCAGCAGGTTTTGGATGTTAATGAGACAAATTTAAATCATGGTAAAGACAAACTTCCATCACTATAAACCAACAAGTTTGAAACTGTTTTCTATTATTCACTGACTCTTTGTGTATTTGAGTTAAAGCGTGATGCTCATACATAAATATcatcttgttttgtttcctgtgcaGCTGACCAGCTGTAAGGTGGaaccaaataaacaaaagaagcaGAGCGAACTCTTcctaaacaaagcaaacaagcaGATCTACACAGATTTGATTTCAGTGGAACTTCCAGCTCAGTCAGTGAGAGCTGACGATGTGTTCTCCTTTACAGAGTGTGGAAGCTGCTGTACAGtaaatgaatggatgaataTGAGTGTTTGACTCACCGAGGAGCAGAGACACACATGAAGTCTTCATGTTGTCGAGACGACGACTGACAGCAGAGTGACACCTTCAGCTTCACCACTTCCCTGTTAGCACCAGCAGCTTCGTCACGCTGCTTCATCACAGTGAGGCCGAGCCGCTGCTCCAATGAACTCAAAGAGAAACTCAAAGCAAATATTTTTATCTATCGGAGCCTTTTTTATTCATAATTTACATGCTTCAAATCTGCCACATATATTGGAAATATAGTATTAACTTTCACTTTTATGGAGACGACACTCAGCTGTATATTTCTTACAAACACAATTCCACCCATCTCGACTGCTGTTACGACTGCCTCATTGTTGCTCAAACATTCTCAAACtaaacagtaataaaactgaagcTCTAGGTTACGACTGTCATCTGTCATATGTGTCATCCTCTGCCGTATTTTGTCATATCGGTTTCATATTAATCACTCAGTCGTCTCTGTGCTTTGGGGACATGAGCTGCAGAGCCACAGCTGGCAGGACCTGGATGTGCTGTGCAGCCATTTGTTTCTCCTTTTTAATTACATCATAATTATCACATTTTTACAGTCATTACAGAATTTCACTTTTCCACTACGTTTCATGATAAACACTCATACACAGACACTCACATTTCTCTTACTCTGTCTCAGAAGCACACATATggtaaaaatgtatatttgtttgcatACCTCTGTCCACTCCAGCACTATATCCACACAGATAACAAcatgaatattaaataaataaaacaaaaacactaacaAGAGGAGTCTACAGGGTCTGTGGTGCTCCTCTTGGGAAGCACCGCAGACACTGTAGACTCAAACATAACAAAGCATTCAGATTCTGCTGGCTCCAAAAAGAAAACCTCCAATCTCAGAGtaaaatgctgaaaaactagttgaTGTATTTATTACTGCTGGGCCCCTCCTGAAAATCACTTGCTGTACCCAAAGAGGTAATTGAGTCTGCCCCCTCTCTTCCTGCTCTAATAATCAGTATagcaaacaggaaagttcctGATTGATGATCTGCAGATCTGTCTGTTCATTAAATCTGTATTAAATTAACTGTATAAAACTGCTGAAATTACAGCGGGAGTTCAAAGTCTTGATCAGATTGAAATGAAGGAAGCAGCTCCATCGTAGACGACCTTTGTCAGAGTTCAAGCTGCAGAGACTCAAACCAGCAGCAGTTTGATTTCTTCAGTTCCTCCTCCTGGTTTCTCTGGAGCAACTGGAAACAGGACGCCTTCCTCACTTGTTGCCGCCATGACTCCATTGATTGGATTAAATGGAAGCAAATGAAGAAAGGAGGAAGCTGATGACTGTCTGTAAATGTTCCCACGGTGAGACTGACACAGTGAAACGTGTCCACAGGAGCGCTGCAGGTCTGTCCTCAGCTTCCTGTTTACACAGAGAGACTCATCatttctttcactttttaatattttctgtgGTGTCTGTGGTTCCTTCACCTTCTGTAAAAATGGGACGGTTGAGTGTGCAGTCATGGGGCAGGTCACTCGGATGGTGAGGCATTTACTGCCCtaccaacttaaaaaaaaagaccttaTTAAAAGTCCACATTTAATATTTCAAACCTTGCGGTTggttgaaaaagaaaacaagacctGAAACTTTGGGCCGAATTGTTAAACCGAAGCTCAGATAATAAAATACTTTAACCCCAAAATGTTTCTCGGTTTTCTATTGAATGGATTAGTCATCATCCACAGTAATGTTGTGTATATGTGTTCAGTGTGTAATAACAATGGGACATGAATATCACAGCACACCCTGCCTACCTGTGTCCTCACCCAGTCATGCACGTTGGAACAAAGCAGTGTGTGACCGAACATCTGTGATTCATTTTCATCTCACTGTGAACTTGGAGTTCCCATCAAACCTTCTCTGCTGAACTCAATTcaaactattattattttttattgataACACTGAAGAACAATGTGATCCAATATGATTCAGCAAACCTTCAGGTTCAGTATCTGCTGGactctgtttctctttacaCTCCACATCATTCAAACAGCTGTTAAACTAAACGCAAACAGATAAAACACTTCATGGTTTCATGGTTCATCATGTGTTTTACCTTTGATCATTTCTCACTGGTCACAACAAGGAAGCTCTGACATACAAAGATTTCAGCTTCTCTCATCAGTTAACCACACGAGCAGCACCTGTTCTGATGTGAGTGGAAATAAACACTCGACTCTGGGAACTACAAACTCAGGTGACTTCACCATGTACGTGCTTTTGCTTCTGACTGCTGCCCCAACACAGTGAACTGAAACATCCTCATCAATCAAAGTGAGTCTGCATCTTCCTCAGCTCCTTTCTCCTACTGAGTTCAACGAGGTGTAATTCTTGAACAAATTCTTCTCTCTTCATCTTCTCTTTCACAGAGTCTTCATTGCCTAACCCCTGTTTTTATGTGTATAACCCCAAACTTACATGCCAGTGAAACATCAGCTTGTGCTTTCATGTTCCACGCTTAGGTTACTGTTTAGCTTCACCTCAGCCTTTTATTTCCGGATGTTTTCATCAGCCTTGTTAGACGGCTCCCCTCTTGTTTATCTTCTATGTTCATTCGTGTCAGGATTTTGGGTCCACTCCTCAAATTCATAGTCGGCTGCTTCATGCTGTGACAAAATCTCCCCAAATCATTTTCTCACTGGAGTTCAATCAGACAGTTCGTGCTGCATCGTGTCATACACAACAATCTTCCACATCATACACCAATCACATCCTTCCATTACAGCGCTCTGAGCTGCAGGATTGCTGCCATGGTTTTCTCTGACACTGACCCATTTTTACAAACAGTGACTCGACCACTGAGACCACAGTAAGGTTCAGATGTGAAACCAGTAACATGTTTTACTGTGAGACAGGAAACCAAAGAGAGCTTTTGTGTCATAAAGCTTGAAGCTGTTGAGTCACAGTTCCTCTTTGTTTTGATGCCTTTGAGGAAAATATAAGTCAATGTTTCCACGACCACAGTTTAGCCCAATTCTAAAAAACACAGGGACCCTGTGCAAACACAGACTAAAGGAACAACAGGATGCAATGATTTGAAAATCTCACAAACCCATATTTTACCATGAGATAAGAAATAAGCTGAGATAAGAAAACCACAAAGAAGAGGCTGATTCTGGAGCACGCTCACAtgtggcttcttctttgcatcATGAAGCTTCAACCTGCATTTGTGGCACGGTGAACAATGCTCACAGACAGTAATTTCAGGAAGTGTTGCTCCACCTGTTTGTCTTTGGGACCACCTGCTTCTTCTCCATTTGTGCATTCAATCCCTTTACTGttctatttttaataaaatatggtTTTATAAGATACACAAATGATTGCATTCtggctttatttatacaacatCACAAAAGGTGTATTAACCTAAGTGTATCTCTAGTTTTCCTGCTTTTATCCTTCATTTCCGTACCTGTAGTGTTTGTCCTCAGGGTGGAGTAAACCATTTCTGGTTGGATGACTGGCATCTTATTGGATGACTCTCTACTGGTGACCTCAGAATAGATGACATCATCTGAAGGAGCCTCATTAGGGACTAGGTAGAGCCATGAAGGCAGCATGAGAGTGATAAGATAAGAATCACTGATCCCATAcaacacatacatacatgtatacTGCTTCACTTACAAGTGCTCAGTTGGGTCAGACAGACTCTATACCTGTGTGTTTCTTCCAAAGGAGCCGAACCAGAACCAGAACCACAACCAGAACCACAAGGACCAGAGAAACCACAGCACCTACGACTGGGATGATGAAGGGCTGGAGAGGAGGAGGttggagagaaggagaaggtggATAGGAGACATCAgtgtctgtttttgttgttgttgttgttgtgggagGAAGAGCACCTGCAGGACAGATGATGAAGTGGATTCAGTAAATTTATCATCAGCGcagcagacaggaagtgatgtcactgatctgacctctgaccctcagaAAGCTCTGAGGAGATGATCCAAACTCATCAGTAGAACACCAGTAGAGACCTTCATCAGACTGCTGCACGTTAATGGtgatgcttttctctgattTAGGTCTTAAAGGATGTCCATTAAAGTAGAAATAAGCTGCAGTTGTGCCACCAGTTTTCTTATAATAAGCTGGGGCTGTCccattatttttacttttacagcgtagagtgacatcacttcctgtcctcaCAGGAAGTGCAGGGATCTCCAGGATCACACGTTCATCTGAGGAAAAGACACACAGAGTGATGTAGAGGTGGTATAACAGTGAGCTGTTAGTCTGATGATTAGATGAATGACTTCATTACCTGATACAGTGATGTTGACTTCTTCACTCTTCTCTCCAGCTTCACcttcacaccagtaaactccactgacTGGGTTGAACTCATCAAAGAAACAGGATGAACCAGTTAACCTCCCAaagccccgcccacctgctCCACATGACTCAGTCCCACTTCCTGTGTCCCTCTTCACCGTCCATCCATCAGAGCCCAGCTGACCTTCACATGTCAGAGACACT
It includes:
- the LOC109196951 gene encoding low affinity immunoglobulin gamma Fc region receptor II-like; the encoded protein is MRTPSVALLLGVCVLLLSALTVSAVSLTVSPNLQQFFTGASVSLTCEGQLGSDGWTVKRDTGSGTESCGAGGRGFGRLTGSSCFFDEFNPVSGVYWCEGEAGEKSEEVNITVSDERVILEIPALPVRTGSDVTLRCKSKNNGTAPAYYKKTGGTTAAYFYFNGHPLRPKSEKSITINVQQSDEGLYWCSTDEFGSSPQSFLRVRGALPPTTTTTTKTDTDVSYPPSPSLQPPPLQPFIIPVVGAVVSLVLVVLVVVLVLVRLLWKKHTVPNEAPSDDVIYSEVTSRESSNKMPVIQPEMVYSTLRTNTTGS